Proteins from a genomic interval of Microbacterium esteraromaticum:
- the leuA gene encoding 2-isopropylmalate synthase, translating to MKNTQKPSSMPVHKYRPYHEQIVFDLPDRTWPGKRITEAPRWCAVDLRDGNQALIDPMSPERKRVMFELLVSMGYKEIEVGFPSASQTDFDFVRQLIEEGLIPDDVTIQVLTQAREHLIARTYESIAGAKQAIVHFYNSTSVLQREVVFRSDREGVKQIALEGARLCRQYEKTIPGTEVYYEYSPESYTGTELEYAVEVCNEVLEILEPTPDRKVIINLPATVEMATPNVYADSIEWMHRHLAHRENVILSLHPHNDRGTAVAAAELGYLAGADRIEGCLFGNGERTGNVDLVALGINMFTQGVDPQIDFSDIDNVKRTVEYCNQLPVPERSPWAGDLVFTAFSGSHQDAIKKGFEAMAAKAAASGVTVDDIEWAVPYLPIDPKDLGRSYEAVIRVNSQSGKGGVAYLLKADHALDLPRKLQIEFSGVVQAKTDAEGGEVTSEQIWSIFHDEYLPADDAEAKWGRFELLGTQTRSDMTGDVSLDVVLRDGDESVATAGTGNGPIAAFIEVLRERGFEISLYDYVEHTMSSGGDAQAAAYVELQVGDQRLWGVGIDGDISTASLKAIVSCVNRSIRSRETAPELAAV from the coding sequence ATGAAGAACACCCAGAAGCCCTCGTCGATGCCGGTCCACAAGTACCGGCCGTATCACGAGCAGATCGTCTTCGACCTGCCGGACCGCACCTGGCCCGGCAAGCGGATCACCGAAGCGCCCCGCTGGTGCGCCGTCGATCTGCGCGACGGAAACCAGGCGCTGATCGACCCCATGTCGCCCGAACGCAAGCGGGTGATGTTCGAGCTGCTGGTCAGCATGGGCTACAAAGAGATCGAGGTCGGTTTTCCCTCGGCGAGCCAGACCGACTTCGACTTCGTGCGCCAGCTGATCGAAGAGGGGCTGATCCCGGACGACGTGACCATCCAGGTGCTGACCCAGGCGCGCGAGCACCTGATCGCGCGCACCTACGAGTCGATCGCGGGCGCCAAGCAGGCCATCGTGCACTTCTACAACTCCACGAGCGTGCTGCAGCGCGAGGTCGTCTTCCGGTCCGACCGTGAGGGCGTCAAGCAGATCGCGCTGGAGGGCGCCCGCCTGTGCCGTCAGTACGAGAAGACGATCCCCGGCACCGAGGTCTACTACGAGTACTCGCCCGAGAGCTACACCGGCACCGAACTGGAGTACGCCGTCGAGGTGTGCAACGAAGTACTCGAGATCCTGGAGCCCACGCCCGACCGCAAGGTGATCATCAACCTGCCGGCCACGGTCGAGATGGCGACACCGAATGTCTATGCCGACTCGATCGAGTGGATGCACCGCCACCTGGCACACCGAGAGAACGTGATTCTGTCACTGCACCCGCACAACGACCGAGGCACCGCGGTCGCGGCCGCCGAACTGGGTTACCTCGCCGGTGCAGATCGGATCGAGGGCTGCCTGTTCGGCAACGGTGAGCGCACCGGAAACGTCGATCTCGTCGCGCTGGGCATCAACATGTTCACGCAGGGTGTCGACCCGCAGATCGACTTCAGCGACATCGACAACGTCAAGCGCACCGTCGAATACTGCAACCAGCTGCCGGTACCCGAGCGCAGCCCGTGGGCGGGCGACCTGGTGTTCACCGCGTTCAGCGGCTCGCATCAGGATGCCATCAAGAAGGGCTTCGAGGCGATGGCCGCGAAGGCCGCGGCTTCGGGTGTCACGGTCGACGACATCGAGTGGGCCGTGCCGTACCTGCCGATCGACCCGAAGGACCTGGGACGTTCGTACGAAGCCGTCATCCGGGTCAACTCGCAGTCCGGCAAGGGGGGCGTCGCGTACCTGCTGAAGGCCGACCACGCACTGGATCTGCCCCGCAAACTGCAGATCGAGTTCTCGGGGGTCGTGCAGGCCAAGACCGACGCCGAGGGTGGCGAGGTCACCAGCGAGCAGATCTGGTCGATCTTCCACGACGAGTACCTGCCGGCCGACGACGCCGAAGCCAAGTGGGGCCGGTTCGAACTGCTCGGCACCCAGACCCGCAGCGATATGACCGGCGATGTGTCGCTGGACGTGGTGCTGCGTGATGGCGACGAGTCGGTCGCGACCGCCGGCACTGGCAATGGCCCGATCGCGGCGTTCATCGAGGTGCTGCGCGAGCGCGGCTTCGAGATCTCGCTGTACGACTACGTCGAGCACACGATGTCCAGCGGGGGCGACGCTCAGGCGGCGGCCTACGTCGAACTGCAGGTCGGCGACCAGCGGCTGTGGGGCGTCGGCATCGACGGCGACATCTCGACGGCGAGCCTGAAGGCGATCGTCTCGTGCGTGAACCGTTCCATTCGTAGCCGCGAGACGGCACCGGAGCTCGCAGCGGTCTGA
- a CDS encoding NADP-dependent oxidoreductase, with translation MSIAHRWLATDWGPPEHWRFAPFTVSAPRAGEVTIRVRAAGVNPADAKHVARARPGTELPVVIGYEVSGTVIAVGPDTRIVTGPVTVGDEVIAFRVRGGYATELTVPAEKVLQKPAPLSHAQAANLLLAGTTAAEMLHTVGARTGETVLLHGASGAVGVSVLQQAALRGIRVIGTARSARLETVRRFGGIAIEYGAGLTNRIAAYLASEGIARIDAALDAAGTDEAIATSSALVADPGRVVTIAAPRAASEQGFRAIAGSMPESARFRDEARAPLVTLAESRRLTVPVGAELPLEQAPEAHRMLAAGSVEGKLALIP, from the coding sequence ATGTCGATCGCGCACCGCTGGCTCGCGACGGATTGGGGACCGCCGGAGCACTGGCGGTTCGCACCGTTCACAGTGTCGGCGCCGAGGGCGGGTGAGGTGACGATCCGGGTGCGCGCGGCCGGCGTGAACCCGGCGGATGCGAAGCACGTCGCGCGTGCGCGGCCGGGTACGGAGCTGCCCGTCGTCATCGGGTACGAGGTCTCCGGGACGGTCATCGCCGTCGGGCCGGACACGCGAATCGTGACGGGACCGGTGACCGTCGGCGACGAGGTGATCGCGTTCCGTGTGCGTGGTGGCTACGCCACCGAGCTCACGGTGCCTGCCGAGAAAGTGCTGCAAAAACCGGCGCCGCTCAGCCACGCACAAGCCGCGAACCTGCTGCTGGCCGGGACCACGGCTGCAGAGATGCTGCACACGGTCGGCGCTCGAACGGGGGAGACGGTGCTCCTGCACGGTGCCTCCGGCGCCGTCGGTGTCAGCGTGCTGCAGCAGGCGGCGTTGCGTGGCATCCGCGTCATCGGCACGGCGCGCAGCGCCCGCCTCGAGACCGTGCGACGGTTCGGCGGGATCGCCATCGAGTACGGAGCGGGGCTCACCAACCGGATCGCCGCGTATCTGGCATCCGAGGGCATCGCCCGGATCGACGCCGCGCTCGATGCGGCGGGAACGGATGAGGCGATCGCGACGTCCTCGGCGTTGGTCGCCGATCCCGGCCGCGTCGTCACGATCGCGGCGCCCCGCGCGGCGTCAGAGCAGGGTTTCCGCGCGATCGCGGGGTCGATGCCCGAGAGTGCGCGTTTCCGGGACGAGGCGCGGGCACCCCTCGTCACACTGGCAGAGAGCCGCCGACTGACGGTACCGGTGGGGGCGGAGTTGCCGCTGGAACAGGCGCCAGAGGCGCACCGCATGCTCGCGGCGGGGAGTGTCGAGGGAAAGCTCGCGCTGATTCCGTGA
- the era gene encoding GTPase Era, which yields MTEQTRSGFVTFVGRPNVGKSTLTNALVGEKIAITSEKPQTTRRAIRGIVNRPDGQLVIVDTPGIHKPRTLLGERLNDLVEQVLGDVDVIGFCVPATEKVGPGDRRIAASLDGYPRAKKVAIVTKTDAADKDDIVERLMEVDSLREDWAAVIPLSALTREQLDVLADEMLQLMPVGPRLYDEGVVTDESTDDRIAEMIREAALEGVRDELPHSIAVVIDDVEPREDSDLTDVYASIIVERDSQKAIIIGHKGSRLRSVGATARAGIEELLGTRVFLKLHVKVAKEWQRDPKQLGRLGF from the coding sequence ATGACTGAGCAGACACGCAGTGGATTCGTGACGTTCGTGGGCCGGCCGAACGTCGGTAAGTCCACGCTCACCAACGCGCTGGTCGGTGAGAAGATCGCTATCACCAGCGAGAAGCCGCAGACGACTCGTCGGGCGATCCGCGGCATCGTCAACCGTCCCGACGGACAGCTGGTGATCGTCGATACGCCGGGCATCCACAAGCCGCGCACGCTGCTCGGTGAGCGGCTGAACGACCTCGTCGAGCAGGTGCTCGGCGACGTCGATGTGATCGGCTTCTGCGTGCCGGCGACCGAGAAGGTGGGCCCCGGCGATCGTCGCATCGCCGCGTCGCTGGACGGCTACCCGCGGGCCAAGAAGGTCGCGATCGTCACGAAGACCGACGCCGCCGATAAGGACGACATCGTCGAACGCCTGATGGAGGTCGACTCGCTGCGCGAGGACTGGGCCGCGGTCATCCCGCTGTCGGCGCTCACCCGCGAGCAGCTCGATGTGCTCGCCGACGAGATGCTGCAGCTGATGCCGGTGGGTCCGCGGCTGTACGACGAGGGTGTGGTCACGGACGAGTCGACCGACGACCGCATCGCTGAGATGATCCGTGAGGCCGCGCTGGAGGGCGTGCGCGACGAGCTGCCCCACTCGATCGCCGTCGTGATCGACGACGTCGAGCCGCGTGAGGACTCCGATCTCACCGACGTGTATGCGTCGATCATCGTCGAGCGCGACAGCCAGAAGGCGATCATCATCGGGCACAAGGGTTCCCGCCTGCGATCCGTGGGCGCGACAGCACGCGCAGGCATCGAGGAGCTGCTCGGCACGCGGGTGTTCCTGAAGCTGCACGTCAAGGTCGCGAAGGAATGGCAGCGCGACCCCAAGCAGCTCGGGCGCCTCGGCTTCTGA
- a CDS encoding hemolysin family protein, protein MTPAILLAAAVLLVAFGGLMAAVDAAFSVSSTSDLESLASEGRNASALSRIAEDPAPHVNAVAFMRVLAETTAAVFVTVALDALLPSIWWAMLAAAVLMTGITFVLVGASPRSFGRLHAASMLRTWAPVVRGMRILLGPLAQTLVRAGQRVTPGAGRTSFASEEQLLSMVDEAASHDLIEQDDRDLIHSVFEFTDQVVRAVMVPRTEMMTVDAATTATEAMALFLRTGVSRMPVVDGDADDVVGVLYLKDLVQFAYRDESAWRTRPVRPIARPAVFVPESMRAESLLQQMKRDAVHVCMVIDEHGGVSGLVTLEDLIEELVGEIADEYDRGPADFVDLGDERFRVNSRLPLEDVGDLFGLELDDEDVDSVGGLLGKALGQVPQPGATATVKGLVLTGGASRGRGRGIATVFVERAPYTMPIDVRDGGEQHD, encoded by the coding sequence ATGACCCCTGCCATTCTGCTGGCGGCCGCAGTTCTGCTGGTCGCCTTCGGCGGTCTCATGGCCGCGGTCGACGCCGCGTTCTCGGTGAGCTCTACCTCGGACCTCGAGTCGCTGGCCTCAGAGGGGCGCAACGCGTCAGCGTTGTCGCGCATCGCTGAGGACCCCGCCCCGCACGTCAATGCCGTGGCGTTCATGCGTGTGCTTGCCGAGACCACCGCCGCCGTGTTCGTCACCGTCGCGCTGGATGCGCTGCTGCCCAGTATCTGGTGGGCGATGCTCGCCGCGGCGGTTCTGATGACGGGGATCACGTTCGTGCTGGTCGGCGCGAGCCCGCGCTCGTTCGGCCGACTGCACGCGGCGTCGATGCTGCGGACGTGGGCGCCGGTCGTGCGTGGCATGCGCATTCTGCTGGGGCCACTCGCGCAGACCCTCGTCCGGGCCGGACAGCGCGTCACCCCGGGAGCGGGACGCACGTCGTTCGCGTCGGAGGAGCAGCTGCTGAGCATGGTCGACGAGGCCGCCTCGCATGATCTGATCGAGCAGGACGATCGCGACCTGATCCACTCGGTGTTCGAGTTCACCGATCAGGTGGTGCGCGCTGTGATGGTTCCGCGCACCGAGATGATGACGGTCGATGCGGCAACCACGGCGACCGAGGCCATGGCGCTGTTCCTGCGCACGGGGGTCTCGCGCATGCCTGTCGTCGATGGCGATGCCGATGACGTCGTCGGGGTGCTGTATCTGAAGGACCTCGTGCAGTTCGCGTACCGCGATGAGAGCGCCTGGCGCACCAGACCCGTGCGGCCGATCGCCCGACCCGCCGTCTTCGTTCCCGAATCGATGCGTGCCGAGAGTCTGCTGCAGCAGATGAAGCGCGACGCCGTGCACGTGTGCATGGTCATCGACGAGCACGGCGGTGTGTCGGGGCTCGTCACGCTTGAGGACCTGATCGAGGAGCTCGTCGGTGAGATTGCCGACGAGTACGACCGCGGGCCCGCCGACTTCGTCGACCTCGGCGACGAGCGATTCCGGGTGAACTCGCGGTTGCCGCTCGAAGATGTCGGCGACCTCTTTGGGTTGGAGCTCGACGATGAAGACGTCGACTCGGTCGGCGGGCTGCTGGGCAAGGCGCTTGGTCAGGTGCCGCAGCCGGGTGCCACGGCGACCGTGAAGGGCCTGGTGCTGACCGGCGGCGCTTCGCGCGGCCGCGGCCGTGGCATCGCCACGGTGTTCGTGGAGCGGGCGCCGTACACGATGCCGATCGATGTGCGCGATGGAGGAGAACAGCATGACTGA
- the ybeY gene encoding rRNA maturation RNase YbeY: MIEINNESAIDVDETVLQRLTDFNLAQLNVSPDAEVAIVLVDEGAMESLHVQWMDEPGPTDVLSFPMDELRPGTPDNPTAPGLLGDIVLCPQVAESQAQTAGHTLQDELILLTTHGLLHLLGFDHAEPEEEREMFGLQRSLIEGFAQVERRR, from the coding sequence ATGATCGAGATCAACAACGAGTCGGCGATCGACGTCGACGAGACGGTGCTGCAGCGCCTCACCGACTTCAACCTCGCGCAGCTGAACGTCAGTCCGGACGCCGAGGTGGCAATCGTGCTGGTCGATGAGGGCGCGATGGAGTCCCTGCATGTGCAGTGGATGGATGAGCCCGGCCCCACGGACGTGCTCAGCTTTCCGATGGACGAGTTGCGCCCCGGTACTCCCGACAACCCGACTGCGCCGGGACTGCTCGGTGACATCGTGCTGTGCCCGCAGGTCGCGGAGTCGCAGGCGCAGACGGCCGGCCATACGCTGCAGGACGAGCTGATCCTGCTGACCACTCACGGGCTGTTGCACCTGCTGGGATTCGACCATGCCGAACCCGAAGAGGAGCGTGAGATGTTCGGGCTGCAGCGGTCGCTGATCGAAGGATTCGCTCAGGTCGAACGACGACGATGA
- a CDS encoding PhoH family protein encodes MVQLLGPQDRLLRMLEKQHPRVQVMVRGNEIVLGGARDDVASARRLVDELIEMTRSGHQLAPSDVEQSARLLQRSDGPRPSEVLGEAILSTRGRVIRPKTLGQKEYVDAIEENTIVFGIGPAGTGKTYLAMAKAVQALQRKEVQRIILTRPAVEAGERLGFLPGSLNDKIDPYLRPLYDALNEMMDPEVVPRLMATGTIEVAPLAYMRGRTLNDSFVVLDEAQNTTPEQMKMFLTRLGFGTKMVVTGDITQIDLPTGSSGLRLVTRVLSDIDDIHFSRLTSDDVVRHSLVGRIVDAYSEYDEKRVAERHEREQAHQFANRADRRGGARQNPRDRMPKRGLS; translated from the coding sequence ATGGTGCAGTTGCTCGGCCCGCAGGACCGCCTGCTGCGGATGCTCGAGAAGCAGCATCCTCGGGTGCAGGTGATGGTGCGCGGCAATGAGATCGTGCTCGGTGGTGCTCGCGATGACGTCGCGTCGGCGCGTCGGCTCGTGGACGAGCTGATCGAGATGACCCGCTCAGGCCATCAGCTCGCGCCCAGCGACGTCGAGCAGTCTGCTCGCCTGCTGCAGCGTTCTGACGGTCCCCGCCCGAGCGAGGTGCTCGGCGAGGCGATCCTGTCGACGCGTGGTCGCGTCATCCGTCCGAAGACGCTGGGGCAGAAAGAGTACGTCGACGCGATCGAAGAGAACACGATCGTGTTCGGCATCGGTCCCGCCGGAACCGGCAAGACCTACCTCGCGATGGCGAAGGCCGTGCAGGCGCTGCAGCGCAAAGAGGTGCAGCGGATCATCCTCACCCGGCCCGCGGTCGAGGCAGGGGAGCGTTTGGGGTTTCTGCCGGGCTCGCTCAACGACAAGATCGACCCGTACCTGCGCCCGCTGTACGACGCGCTCAACGAGATGATGGACCCCGAGGTGGTGCCCCGGCTGATGGCCACCGGTACCATCGAGGTCGCGCCGCTCGCCTACATGCGCGGGCGCACGCTGAACGACTCGTTCGTCGTGCTCGATGAGGCGCAGAACACGACGCCCGAGCAGATGAAGATGTTCCTGACCCGCCTCGGGTTCGGCACGAAGATGGTCGTCACCGGAGACATCACTCAGATCGACCTTCCGACGGGATCGTCCGGTCTACGGCTGGTGACCCGTGTGCTCAGCGACATCGATGACATTCACTTCTCGCGCCTGACCAGTGACGATGTTGTTCGGCACTCGCTGGTCGGACGTATTGTCGACGCCTACAGCGAGTACGACGAGAAACGCGTCGCCGAGCGTCACGAGCGCGAGCAGGCGCACCAGTTCGCCAACCGCGCCGACCGCCGCGGCGGCGCGCGCCAGAACCCCAGAGACCGGATGCCGAAGCGAGGCCTGTCATGA
- a CDS encoding HIT domain-containing protein, with the protein MSEPSIFTRILNGEIPGEFVARTERVFAIRDINPQAPLHVLVIPVTEQYRDVTELAAGDPGLLAEMVALAKQIAAEHAGGEYRLIFNNGATAGQTVFHVHAHVLGNIEEGKLVGF; encoded by the coding sequence ATGAGTGAACCCTCGATCTTCACGCGCATCCTGAACGGGGAGATCCCCGGCGAGTTCGTCGCCCGCACGGAACGGGTGTTCGCGATCCGCGACATCAACCCGCAGGCGCCATTGCACGTGCTGGTCATTCCGGTGACCGAGCAGTACCGCGACGTCACCGAGCTCGCCGCCGGTGACCCCGGACTGCTCGCAGAGATGGTGGCCCTGGCCAAGCAGATCGCCGCGGAGCACGCGGGCGGCGAGTACCGACTGATCTTCAACAACGGTGCCACGGCCGGACAGACCGTTTTCCACGTCCACGCGCATGTGCTCGGCAACATCGAGGAGGGCAAGCTCGTTGGCTTCTGA
- a CDS encoding 16S rRNA (uracil(1498)-N(3))-methyltransferase, whose translation MALHFIVPSCSEAGEGDLITLTGAEAKHASAVRRVRVGEHITIGDGTGVWLEGSVEDVSAAEVTVRIASRITSERPASRIILAQALAKGDRDELAVQTACELGVDEIVPWQAARSVSRWEGAKIAKGRERWATIVREAAKQAHRAWVPEVAELSSTAQLVARAAEHRMLVLDPTADVPLTGIRDDGRDIMLVVGPEGGISPEELARFTDAGAERVRLGDTVLRTSTAGPAAIAVLSGVLGRW comes from the coding sequence ATGGCGCTGCACTTCATCGTCCCCTCGTGCTCCGAGGCCGGTGAGGGCGATCTGATCACCCTCACCGGTGCCGAGGCGAAGCACGCCTCGGCCGTGCGCCGCGTGCGGGTGGGAGAGCACATCACCATCGGCGACGGCACGGGCGTCTGGCTGGAGGGCTCCGTCGAGGATGTCTCGGCCGCCGAGGTCACCGTGCGCATCGCGTCGCGCATCACCAGTGAGCGACCCGCGTCGCGGATCATCCTCGCCCAGGCGCTGGCCAAGGGCGACCGTGACGAACTCGCCGTGCAGACGGCATGCGAGCTCGGCGTCGACGAGATCGTGCCGTGGCAGGCGGCGCGCAGCGTCTCGCGTTGGGAAGGGGCGAAGATCGCGAAGGGGCGGGAGCGCTGGGCGACGATCGTGCGCGAGGCCGCCAAGCAGGCGCATCGCGCGTGGGTCCCCGAGGTCGCCGAGCTGAGCAGCACCGCGCAGCTGGTCGCGCGCGCCGCTGAACATCGGATGCTGGTGCTCGACCCCACGGCGGACGTCCCGCTCACCGGCATCCGCGATGACGGTCGCGACATCATGCTCGTGGTCGGGCCGGAGGGTGGCATCAGCCCCGAGGAACTCGCGCGGTTCACGGATGCCGGCGCCGAGCGCGTGCGGCTGGGCGACACGGTGCTGCGCACCTCGACGGCAGGACCGGCGGCGATCGCCGTGCTCTCAGGGGTGCTCGGTCGCTGGTGA
- the dnaJ gene encoding molecular chaperone DnaJ, with the protein MADHYEVLGVSKDASQDEIKKAYRKLARQLHPDVNPGDEAAERFKLVTHAYDVLSDEDSRRRYDMGGDANGGFGGFGGFGDIFETFFGGAGGGRGARPRSRRERGQDALVRVDLDLGDVVFGVHRDIEVDTAVLCETCEGACCQPGTSPVTCDVCGGTGHVQRQVRSLLGNVVTTQPCGSCEGFGTTIPYPCGSCAGQGRVRSRRTVALDIPAGVETGLRLQLPGSGEVGRAGGPNGDLYVEISVAPHPVFSREGDDLLATLEVSVTDAILGTTTTIDSLDGTVDLEVRAGVQSGDVLTISGRGITPLRGTQRGDLRVGVQVVTPTRLDSAQRRLIEEFAKKTKAPAPKLAQFQQGLFSKLRDRFRSH; encoded by the coding sequence GTGGCGGACCACTATGAGGTTCTCGGGGTGTCGAAGGACGCTTCGCAGGATGAGATCAAGAAGGCTTACCGCAAGCTGGCGCGCCAGCTGCATCCGGATGTGAACCCGGGAGATGAGGCCGCCGAGCGGTTCAAGCTCGTCACGCACGCGTACGACGTGCTCAGTGACGAGGACTCCCGGCGACGCTACGACATGGGCGGAGACGCGAACGGCGGCTTCGGAGGGTTCGGCGGTTTCGGCGACATCTTCGAGACGTTCTTCGGTGGTGCCGGCGGTGGACGCGGGGCACGGCCCCGCTCGCGTCGCGAGCGCGGGCAGGACGCCCTGGTGCGGGTCGACCTCGACCTGGGCGACGTCGTCTTCGGAGTGCACCGCGATATCGAGGTCGACACGGCCGTGCTGTGCGAGACCTGCGAGGGTGCGTGCTGCCAGCCGGGGACATCGCCGGTCACGTGTGACGTGTGCGGCGGTACCGGTCATGTTCAGCGTCAGGTGCGCAGCCTGCTCGGCAACGTCGTCACCACTCAGCCGTGCGGCAGCTGCGAGGGCTTCGGCACGACCATTCCCTACCCCTGCGGCTCGTGCGCCGGTCAGGGACGGGTGCGTTCGCGCCGCACGGTCGCGCTCGACATCCCCGCCGGGGTCGAGACCGGCCTGCGCCTGCAGCTGCCCGGATCGGGTGAGGTCGGCCGCGCGGGTGGTCCGAACGGCGACCTGTACGTCGAGATCTCGGTCGCCCCGCACCCGGTCTTCAGCCGGGAAGGCGACGACCTGCTCGCCACGCTTGAGGTCTCGGTGACGGATGCCATCCTCGGCACCACCACGACGATCGACAGTCTCGATGGCACCGTCGACCTCGAAGTGCGCGCCGGGGTGCAGTCCGGTGACGTGCTCACGATCAGCGGGCGCGGCATCACACCCCTGCGCGGAACCCAGCGCGGTGACCTGCGCGTCGGCGTGCAGGTGGTCACCCCGACCCGACTCGACAGCGCGCAGCGACGCCTCATCGAGGAGTTCGCCAAGAAGACGAAGGCGCCGGCTCCCAAGCTCGCACAGTTCCAGCAGGGGCTGTTCTCGAAGCTGCGCGACCGCTTCCGCTCGCACTGA
- the hrcA gene encoding heat-inducible transcriptional repressor HrcA, which yields MVTERGLEVLRAIVQDYVETHEPVGSKSIVERHAFGVSAATIRNDMALLEDEDLIVAPHTSSGRVPTDKGYRVFVNHLAQLRPLSAGQRSAIESFLGAPGDLDDMMARTVRVLTRLTGQVALAQYPSFARASITHVELVALAPNRLLVVLVTDAGGVSQRIAQVPIDLDENDVGLLRAQLLALIAGRAVSEATERVRSLGEPAPAEHARRLHPALSALAAVISEELAEFRQERLVMAGAATLARREQDFRGSIHPLLEAIEEQVTLLRLMSEMVTDEHGLATSIGTENAPFGLGEASIVASNYDAPGGTARVGVMGPTRMDYSSNLAAARAVARYLSRLLEDDEAAR from the coding sequence ATGGTCACAGAAAGAGGACTCGAAGTCCTCCGCGCGATCGTGCAGGACTACGTCGAGACCCACGAGCCGGTCGGTAGCAAGTCGATCGTCGAGCGGCACGCCTTCGGTGTGTCCGCGGCGACCATCCGCAACGACATGGCGCTGCTCGAAGACGAAGACTTGATTGTCGCGCCGCACACGTCCTCGGGTCGAGTGCCGACCGATAAGGGGTACCGCGTCTTCGTCAACCACTTGGCGCAGTTGCGTCCCCTCTCGGCGGGACAACGCAGCGCCATCGAGTCCTTCCTCGGCGCTCCCGGTGACCTCGACGACATGATGGCCCGCACGGTGCGTGTGCTCACGCGCCTCACCGGCCAGGTGGCACTCGCGCAGTACCCGTCCTTCGCGCGGGCGAGCATCACGCACGTCGAGTTGGTCGCCCTCGCACCGAACCGGCTTCTGGTGGTGCTCGTCACCGATGCCGGCGGAGTGTCGCAGCGCATCGCGCAGGTACCGATCGATCTCGATGAGAACGATGTGGGGCTCCTGCGGGCGCAGCTGCTCGCCCTCATCGCCGGTCGTGCGGTCAGCGAGGCCACCGAGCGAGTTCGTTCGCTCGGCGAGCCCGCCCCGGCCGAACACGCCCGTCGGCTGCATCCTGCGCTCAGCGCGCTGGCGGCCGTGATCTCGGAAGAACTGGCCGAGTTCCGGCAGGAACGACTGGTGATGGCGGGGGCGGCGACCCTCGCCCGGCGCGAGCAGGACTTCCGCGGTAGCATCCACCCTCTACTCGAGGCGATCGAAGAACAGGTGACCCTGTTGCGGTTGATGAGTGAGATGGTCACCGACGAGCACGGCCTGGCGACCAGCATCGGTACCGAGAACGCGCCCTTCGGGCTCGGCGAGGCATCGATCGTCGCGAGCAACTATGACGCGCCGGGCGGCACCGCGCGCGTCGGCGTGATGGGCCCTACCCGCATGGACTATTCGAGCAATCTCGCGGCGGCGCGGGCGGTCGCCCGCTACCTGTCGCGGTTGCTCGAAGACGACGAGGCCGCCCGTTGA